A window of the Pogona vitticeps strain Pit_001003342236 chromosome 4, PviZW2.1, whole genome shotgun sequence genome harbors these coding sequences:
- the LOC110089699 gene encoding DGAT1/2-independent enzyme synthesizing storage lipids-like: MKYLFQLGACIPGSKAECVEMLKKGCLLGIAPGGSREALFSDEYYNLLWCKRKGFAQVALEAKVPIIPMFTQNIQEVCRGAGRKGLLRWLYEKTRFTCIPIYGYFPVKLRTYLGEPIPYDPNITAEKLAEKTKVAIENLRDQYQKIPGNVLRALSERFNKHHKDD, translated from the exons ATGAAGTATCTTTTTCAACTGGGTGCTTGCATACCTGGTAGCAAAGCTGAATGTGTAGAAATGCTGAAGAAAGGCTGTTTACTTGGGATTGCACCTGGTGGATCAAGAGAAGCATTATTCAGCGATGAATACTACAATCTCCTCTGGTGTAAACGCAAAGGTTTTGCTCAAGTAGCCTTGGAAGCCAAAGTG CCCATTATCCCCATGTTTACACAAAATATTCAAGAAGTATGcagaggagctggaagaaaag GGCTATTGAGATGGTTATATGAGAAAACTCGATTTACATGTATTCCGATCTATGGATATTTTCCTGTTAAATTACGCACATATCTTGGAGAACCCATCCCATATGATCCAAATATTACTGCTGAGAAACTAGCTGAAAAA ACGAAGGTTGCAATTGAAAATCTTCGTGATCAATACCaaaaaataccaggaaatgtATTAAGAGCTTTATCAGAACGATTTAATAAACATCATAAGGATGACTAG